GCAGTCCAGGGCCGTCCACACCGTCTCGGCCGCGTCCCACGGACAGAGGACTTCGAACCCCTGCTCGCCGGTGTACCCCGTCCGGGCGACCAGTGCCTCGACGCCGGCGACGGTCCCGCCGGCGATCTCGAACCGCGAGAGGTCCGCGAGCGCGACGTCCGATTCGGCCGCCAGGAGTGCACGTGCGTCGGGACCCTGGACTGCCAGCATCGCGTACTCCTCGGTGCGGTCGGTCACCGTCGCCGTCAGCCCCCATGCCTCCCGATGTGACTCCCAGCGGTCGGTCATCTGTACGTCGTGGCCCGCGTTGGGCACGAAGAGGTAGTCCTCGGTCTCGCGCTCGGGCAGGCGGTAGACGACGGTGTCGTCGAGGATAACGCCGTCCGCGTCGGTGATAGCCGAGTACTGTGCCTCGCCGGGGTCCAGCGCGGTGACGTCGTTGGTCGTCAACCGCTGTGTCAGCTGGGCCGCGTCCGGCCCCGACACCGTGACCTGTCCCATGTGCGAGACGTCGAACCTGCCGACCGTCTCGCGGACCGCCGCGTGCTCCTCGCGTATCGAGTCGAACGCCACGGGCATCTCCCAGCCGCCGAAGTCGGTGAACCGGGCACCCGACTCCTCGTGGCGTTCCGCGAGCGGGGGCGTTCGGAGTGTCATGTCGGCTGCGAGGGGGCGGACCGCCTTACCGTTTGCTTCCCGACACGAACGTGGGCCACTTCATAAACTGTATAGCGCGATAGCAAATTGCTATCGTGAAGTTGCCACAGTTTCGGAGGATAACCAAATACTACGGCTACTCTGGAGAGGATACCGTGAAAATTGCTTAGATTCTATTCTAAAACACCGTCTGATTATGATACTATTCTATATCCGTCAGAAACTGTGGCGTCAAACGGCCGTTCAGATAGCGTCGCCACTCACACCGATTACGAGCGTTCGATGTCGGTCTCGTTCTAATCGTCCGGTATGAGGTCTGCGGACACCAATTCCACAACCTCGCCGGCAGTCAAGACGGGTGCGTAGTCCATCGGTCCGTCGACGGCAGCCTTCAACAGAAAGTCGGTGAGTCGCCAGATGTTGTGTAGCAGGACCGCGAACACGAGTAAAACAGCCTCACGCGGTAATCCTTCGAGGAAGTTTTCGCGAGGAAGTCGTTCTTGATGGACTTATACTCGTTTTCGATCTGCCAACGGCGACTATACCGGTGACAGAACGTCTCTGCCTCGTCTGGGCCTACCTTCAGATTCGTTGCGAATACGGCAGTTCCGTCTGTCTTCGTCGATGGCACGTGCAGAAACCGCATTGAGTGCGACCTCCACGTCAACTGATGTCCGTTCGACGGCCACATCACGGCCGTCTGCCTTCATCGTCTCAATAGCGTCCCGTTCAGAACTTGTGACACGCTTCGGAATGAGGTAGTTCACATCGAGATTCGAGAGTGTCTGGTACACGTCCATCGAGTCGAACTCTCGGTCGCAGAGTACCGTCTCGATGGGGACGTGTTCGTTCGCTCGCCGGACCATCCGCCGGATGACGCGGTGAACCTGATTAGACTGGTTGTCGTCCCAGGCCGAACTCTCTCGGATGGGTTCGACGGCCAATACCAGTGGGATATTCTCGCCGACAATCGAGAGCGTCGCGAACTTGAACGCCCGTTCCTCCTCAGCCTGAACCCCACTGACCATCGGCATTGCCTCGACCTCCCCGTGGTAAGGGACGGTCGTGATGTCAATCGCTACGGTGACTGACCGTCGAAACGACGCTTCTTCGGCGAGTACTGCGCGCAACTGCTCACTAGCGCAGTCGAACCCCTCGATCGGGTCTTCGGGCTCGAACCGTTTGATCGCCCGTAAGTGCGTGTCACCGTGTGGACCGTATTCCTCGCCGCGTCTGTATTGGAAGCGAGCCGCACCCTGTGGTGTCCCACAGCCGACCATTCCCATGAACGTCTGCAGTTCGAAAAACTGTGTATCGTCGTAGGAGGCGTTCTCTGCCCGTCCGGAATCAAACCTGTCGAAACCGTGGTCACGAGCTAAGCGTGTCGTCTGCTGGATCTGCTCGTCAGTGAAACCATCCTCTGACTCGTCTTCGTCCGGTTCGTCGGGGAACGAACTCGGGTCTCGCTGTGGCGTTACCACCTCGCCTTTCGGCCGAGCCTCGGGCACATTCAGATCCCGATCGTGGATTTCCTTGACGACGTAGTGGGAAGCCGTGGTGACGAACTCCCGGGTTGTCTCATCGAATCGGTTACGCCAAGTCCGCGAGAGCACCGATTCATCGGGGATTTTCTCCAAGTGGAAGGCAACTGCGAGTTCAGGATACTGGGCGAGCGAACGGTAACTCTCACCGGTGAGTTCGCGGTAGAGAAACAAGCGTACCATCCCCTCGAACGAGTGCGGTGCTGGATGCCACTCAGGGTAGCCGTCATTGAGCGAATTGAACGACCCCTCCAGAGTTCGAAGAGCCGTGCAGAGTGACTGATCGGCTTTGAGTGCCTCTGTGAGTGTCACCCCGACGAGGTAGGCGTCGGTCAACCGTCGCTCCTGACAAGCCATGTGAGCTATCCCACCAGCCAGTCACACAAGCGACGCGATGCCACTCTCTTTGCGCAGGAACCGCTGCTGTTGAATCGGTCAGCAGAAACAAGTACTCTGCAAGTCTCGCAGCTACGCTTCGTTCACCCATAGCTAACACCTTCATTGATGGTGACTCAATCACCCTGCTCGACGTTGAGGGCGAGAAACTGGTCGAGAGATTCTGGAACCAACTATGCTGAGATAACTCGTGTGAGGACAACAAGCTTCTCAAGAAGAGGCGCGGCGTGAGTGGGAAAACTGGCATCTATAACCCGTGAAATCGGTCTGCAGAGTGCCGTCCATCCAAACTGCACCGATTCTCTGATTCCGGATACCACCGTATGCAACCGAAGAAACCTCCTAAAGCGATTAGGAAGAGTTTCAGTCTGCTGTTTGGGTACCGGTGGGTGGCGTCACTCCCGAAAGTTCGGGGATGGATAGATCTACCCGGCGGAGCAGTTGCGCGTTGATGGCGACGATCACCGTACTCAGCGACATCAGGAGCGCGCCCACTGCGGGCGACAGCAGAATCCCGATCGGAGCCAATACGCCCGCTGCAAGCGGAAGTGCAAAGACGTTGTACCCGGCTGCCCAGACGATGTTTTCTTGCATTTTCCGGTAGCTCGCCTTGCTGAGTTTCACAAGGCGAACCACGTCCATCGGGTTGTTCTGGACCAGGATGACGTCGGCCGACTGGACCGCGACATCGGTTCCACTTCCAATAGCGATTCCGACGTCTGCCCGTGTCAACGCGGGCGCGTCATTGACGCCGTCGCCAACCATCCCCACGAGCTTGCCCTGATCCTGAAGTTCCTGTACTTTTTTGTCCTTGTCCTCAGGAAGCACCTCCGCGAACACAGTGTCGATGCCCAATTCGTCAGCCACCGCATCGGCGACATTCTGAGAATCACCGGTGAGCATTGCCACCTCGACACCCAGATCGTGCAGAGCATCGACGACGCGGTAACTCTCCTCGCGGATGACGTCGGCCATCGCGAACGCGGCGATCAACTCTCTGTCACGAACGAGATACACTACGGTCTGTGCGTTCTGCCCGGCTTCATCAGCGAAGCGCTGGAGGTGATCGGGAACTTCTCTATCGAGTTGGGTCAACAGGTTCGGGCCGCCGACGTACACTTCGTCCCCCTTGACATTCGCGCGGACGCCACGGCCTTTGATCGCCTCGAAATCGCTCGCGTCAGGTGCAGTGAGGTCTTGCTCCGTGGCAGCCTCGCGGATGGCTCGCGCGATCATGTGCTCGGAATCGCTCTCGACAGCCGCGGCCAGCGCAAGCGCGTCGTCCTCGTCAACATCGTCGACGGTTGCTATGTCGACAACACCGTGCTCGCCTTCGGTGAGTGTGCCTGTCTTGTCAAAGATGATGGCGTCCAGATTCCGTGCCTCTTCCATCGCGATTCGGTCGCGAACGAGCATTCCGTTCCGAGCGGCGAGTGACGTGTTGATTGCGACGACTAGCGGGATGGCGAGTCCAAGCGCGTGAGGGCAGGCGATGACGAGAACCGTGACGACGCGCTCGATAACCGTTGCATTGAACGAGACCGCGAGCGTCCACGCGATTGCGGTTACGACTGCCGCCCCGAGCGCGACGTAGAACAGCCAGCCGGCAGCGCGGTCGGCCAGCACTTGAGTTTGAGACTTGCTCTGCTGGGCTTCCTCGACGAGTCGCATGATGCCCGCGAGCGTTGTCTTCTCGCCTGTCGCACCGACGCGCACGCGGAGACTGCCGTCGCCGTTGATCGTCCCACCGATGACTTCGTCGTCGGGCTCTTTCGAGACCGGTTTCGACTCACCCGTGATCATCGACTCGTTGACGTCCGAATCACCCTCCTCAACGATGCCATCAGCAGGGACGCTCGCTCCTGGACGGACGAGAACCAAGTCACCCTTGGCAAGTTCGTTCACTGGGATCTCCTCGGTGTCGCCGTCGTCGGTGATCCGCTCAGCAGTATCAGGCATCAACTTCGCCAACTCGTCGACAGCACTCGAGGCACGGCGTACCGATCGCATCTCGATCCAGTGCCCCAGCAGCATAATATCGATAAGCGTGACGAGCTCCCAGAAAAACGCCGATTGCGTTGGGAAGACCACGCTCGCGAGGCTGTAGACGAATGCGACCGAAATGGCCATTGAGATGAGTGTCATCATCCCCGGTGACCGGTCTTTCAGCTCCGGCACTGCCATCTGGAGGAACGGAATCCCACCGTACGCGAAGACGACGACCGCGAAGACGGGGTTGATCCACTCGCTGCCCGCAAATGCTGGGACGGAGAAGCCGAGCCACTCCTGCAGCGTCTCGCTGTACAGAAGCACTGGAATCGACAGAAGCGTTGAGACAAAAAAGCGCCGCCGAAACATCTGCTCGTGGCCCTCGTGCATCCCACCGTGCCCATCTTGTCCATCGTGCTGACTGTGTTCGCCGTGAGGCTGAGATTCAGCCTCCGTTTCGTCGGGATGCGTATGGTCGGTCTCGTTAGCCTCCCTTTGGGGTTCGTCGTCCATTACCAAACAATTGGCTCCGAGGGTGCTTCAACGTGGAGGTTACTGTAAATTGACACGCCTTCTGAGCAGGCTGGTGCCTACCGGATGTTTACGAGACCGATATGGCCGGAGATGATCCTACGGCTCCTTGCGGTGGTCTCGATACGTTTTGGCCGCAAGAATGACGTAGACTGCGCCGATAATCCGTACACCTGCCGTAAATCGTTCGTTCCATTCGATAGCGTCTGGACTTTCAAAGAGGAACGTGGTGGCTAATTCGCGATACAGGTCGGGGAACACAAAGACAACTGCACCAAACGCTCCGGTGAGATTCATCATCCACGCATAGAACCGGCCGCCGAGGAGGGAGATCACGGCTACCAGAATCCCTTCCGATCGGATGGCTGGATTGACCCATGTTCTAAGAGTGCCTTCACCGGGATTGGCAATCGCGGATTTCTCAAAGAACGCAACAATCTCGTCAGGGAACAGGGCCGTAACGGCCCCGAGGGTGCTGATGAGTATCCGGATCATACGCTATTGTACGACTGATTCGGAGTTAATGGTCTTCACTAATCTACACCTCTGAGAACGGTATCTACACGTAGTCGTCCAGAAGTCCAATAATACATAACAGGTAGAGATGCAGAATTACTGTGTAAGGAGTTGTCTAAGGACGTAGTGGAGGATGCCGCCGTGTTCGATGTACGTTACGGCGGCCGGCGTGCCGACCTGTGCCGTGACTGGGAACTCGACGGTCGAACCGTCATTACGCTCGGCGATGACGGTCAGCTCATCCATCACGTCGAGTCCGTCATCGAGGCCGTGGATAGTGAAGACCTCCGATCCATCTAGCCCGAGAGATTCCCACGAATCGCCGTCATCGAACTGCAAGGGGAGCACACCCATACCGACGAGGTTGTCGCGGTAGATACGCTCGTAACTCTCGCCGATGGTTGCGCGGACACCGAGCAGGTCCGTT
The DNA window shown above is from Haloarcula halobia and carries:
- the gcvT gene encoding glycine cleavage system aminomethyltransferase GcvT, with translation MTLRTPPLAERHEESGARFTDFGGWEMPVAFDSIREEHAAVRETVGRFDVSHMGQVTVSGPDAAQLTQRLTTNDVTALDPGEAQYSAITDADGVILDDTVVYRLPERETEDYLFVPNAGHDVQMTDRWESHREAWGLTATVTDRTEEYAMLAVQGPDARALLAAESDVALADLSRFEIAGGTVAGVEALVARTGYTGEQGFEVLCPWDAAETVWTALDCQPCGLGARDTLRLEMGFLLSGQDFHPEENPRTPYAAGIGWTVELDTEFVGRDALEGVDEEGVDEKLVGLELVERGVPRHGYEVTTPDGDHLGTVTSGTMSPTLGTPIALAYLPTAYAAPDRSVRVVVRGEPKKARTRATPFLDR
- a CDS encoding heavy metal translocating P-type ATPase, whose amino-acid sequence is MHEGHEQMFRRRFFVSTLLSIPVLLYSETLQEWLGFSVPAFAGSEWINPVFAVVVFAYGGIPFLQMAVPELKDRSPGMMTLISMAISVAFVYSLASVVFPTQSAFFWELVTLIDIMLLGHWIEMRSVRRASSAVDELAKLMPDTAERITDDGDTEEIPVNELAKGDLVLVRPGASVPADGIVEEGDSDVNESMITGESKPVSKEPDDEVIGGTINGDGSLRVRVGATGEKTTLAGIMRLVEEAQQSKSQTQVLADRAAGWLFYVALGAAVVTAIAWTLAVSFNATVIERVVTVLVIACPHALGLAIPLVVAINTSLAARNGMLVRDRIAMEEARNLDAIIFDKTGTLTEGEHGVVDIATVDDVDEDDALALAAAVESDSEHMIARAIREAATEQDLTAPDASDFEAIKGRGVRANVKGDEVYVGGPNLLTQLDREVPDHLQRFADEAGQNAQTVVYLVRDRELIAAFAMADVIREESYRVVDALHDLGVEVAMLTGDSQNVADAVADELGIDTVFAEVLPEDKDKKVQELQDQGKLVGMVGDGVNDAPALTRADVGIAIGSGTDVAVQSADVILVQNNPMDVVRLVKLSKASYRKMQENIVWAAGYNVFALPLAAGVLAPIGILLSPAVGALLMSLSTVIVAINAQLLRRVDLSIPELSGVTPPTGTQTAD